A single genomic interval of Lacrimispora sphenoides JCM 1415 harbors:
- the htpG gene encoding molecular chaperone HtpG has translation MAKTGSLTINSENIFPIIKKWLYSDHDIFYRELVSNGCDAITKLKKLEIMGEWQKPEDLDFKIEIITDSNEKSITFKDNGLGMTMEEVDEYINQIAFSGAQDFLEKYKDKANEDQIIGHFGLGFYSAFMVADRVTIDTLSYKEGASAVHWESDGGTEYEMEEGDKAEFGTTIKLYLNEESLEFCNEYRAKEVLDKYCSFMPVAIYLSSSSSEPQYETIEKDELTDKDTVIETILEEAETEEKENENGEKEVVEVSPAKEKYKIKKRPVPVNDINPLWNKHPNDCTEEEYKSFYRKVFNDYKEPLFWIHLNMDYPFNLKGILYFPKLNLNYDSLEGTIKLYNSQVFIADNIKEVIPEFLMLLKGVIDCPDLPLNVSRSALQNDGFVKKISDYITKKVADKLTGMFKTDRENYEKYWDDINPFIKFGCLKDEKFAEKINDSLLFKNLDGKYLTLSDCLEENKEKHENSVFYISDEKEQSQYINMFKEAGLDAVYLTHNIDSPFVGYLEQKNENVKFLCINSDLSDIFKEEVKEEDKEAMKADAETLTELFRKALNKEHLEVKVEKLKNGNVSSMITVSEESRRMQEMMKMYTMPGMDPSMFGAGGETLVLNYSNKLVQYILGHKDGAHTNSICEQLYDLAALSHGSLTPERMTKFIARSNELMLVMAEE, from the coding sequence ATGGCAAAGACAGGAAGTTTAACAATTAACAGCGAGAATATTTTCCCGATTATCAAGAAATGGTTGTATTCCGACCATGATATTTTCTACCGCGAGCTTGTTTCCAATGGCTGCGATGCTATTACAAAGCTTAAGAAGCTGGAAATCATGGGAGAATGGCAGAAGCCGGAGGATCTGGATTTTAAGATCGAGATCATTACAGATTCCAATGAAAAGTCCATTACCTTTAAGGATAACGGCCTTGGAATGACCATGGAGGAAGTCGATGAGTACATCAACCAGATCGCTTTCTCAGGCGCCCAGGATTTCCTTGAAAAGTATAAGGACAAGGCCAATGAAGATCAGATCATCGGTCATTTCGGACTTGGTTTTTATTCCGCATTCATGGTAGCTGACAGAGTTACGATTGATACCTTATCCTATAAGGAAGGCGCTTCTGCGGTTCACTGGGAGTCTGACGGCGGTACGGAATATGAGATGGAAGAAGGGGACAAGGCAGAGTTTGGTACTACCATTAAGCTGTATCTCAATGAAGAAAGCCTGGAATTCTGCAACGAGTACCGAGCAAAAGAGGTTCTTGATAAATACTGTTCCTTTATGCCGGTGGCAATCTATTTATCCAGTTCATCTTCAGAGCCTCAGTATGAGACCATTGAAAAGGATGAGCTGACCGATAAGGACACTGTGATCGAAACCATCCTCGAGGAAGCAGAGACCGAGGAAAAAGAGAACGAAAATGGTGAGAAGGAAGTCGTAGAGGTATCTCCTGCCAAAGAAAAATATAAGATTAAAAAGCGTCCGGTACCTGTCAATGATATCAATCCCCTGTGGAACAAGCATCCAAACGACTGCACAGAGGAGGAGTACAAGTCCTTCTACCGCAAGGTATTTAATGACTACAAGGAACCTTTATTCTGGATTCACTTAAATATGGATTATCCTTTTAACCTAAAAGGAATCCTTTACTTCCCCAAGCTGAATTTAAATTATGACAGCCTGGAGGGAACCATTAAGCTGTATAACAGCCAGGTATTTATTGCTGACAATATCAAGGAAGTTATTCCGGAATTCCTGATGCTGTTAAAGGGAGTGATCGATTGCCCGGATCTGCCGCTTAACGTATCCAGAAGCGCTCTTCAGAACGATGGTTTTGTGAAGAAGATTTCTGACTATATCACAAAGAAGGTTGCGGATAAATTAACCGGTATGTTTAAGACAGACCGTGAAAATTATGAAAAATACTGGGATGACATTAATCCATTTATTAAATTCGGCTGTTTAAAAGACGAGAAGTTTGCGGAGAAGATCAATGATTCCCTCCTGTTTAAGAATCTGGACGGCAAGTATTTAACTCTTTCCGATTGTCTGGAGGAGAATAAGGAGAAGCATGAAAACAGCGTATTCTATATCTCCGATGAAAAAGAGCAGAGCCAGTACATCAACATGTTTAAAGAGGCAGGCTTAGATGCGGTTTATTTAACCCATAATATTGACAGTCCGTTTGTAGGCTATCTGGAACAAAAGAATGAGAATGTTAAGTTCTTATGCATCAATTCTGACTTATCCGACATCTTTAAAGAAGAGGTAAAGGAAGAAGATAAGGAAGCCATGAAGGCAGATGCAGAGACCCTGACCGAACTGTTCCGCAAAGCATTAAACAAAGAACATCTGGAAGTAAAGGTGGAGAAGTTAAAGAACGGAAATGTATCATCCATGATTACCGTATCTGAGGAATCCCGCCGCATGCAGGAAATGATGAAGATGTATACCATGCCAGGAATGGATCCTTCCATGTTTGGCGCAGGCGGTGAGACCCTGGTTCTTAACTACAGCAATAAGCTGGTGCAATATATACTGGGACACAAAGACGGAGCCCACACAAATTCTATCTGCGAACAGCTTTATGATCTGGCGGCTCTCAGCCATGGTTCTCTGACACCGGAGCGCATGACGAAATTTATTGCCAGAAGCAATGAACTGATGCTTGTGATGGCAGAGGAATAG
- a CDS encoding DUF5721 family protein, with translation MIALKIEDLKLFTSKLFVGEVFDQFLAKEAVIVTFNTFTIDGNIRSAYYSKEELEEMNTGQLSTWAMMKPFCFSLIKGKRLPVSFRIILQMSKEGTERFLASRQIAFTPDQVKGLYLNIRYEEDKLSCVTGTSVSVFTLDKTLDEEWDQAFKGFLKQNEIPFLEE, from the coding sequence ATGATCGCACTGAAAATTGAGGACCTCAAGCTCTTTACCTCCAAGCTGTTCGTAGGGGAAGTGTTTGACCAGTTCCTTGCAAAGGAAGCTGTTATTGTTACCTTTAATACATTTACCATCGATGGAAATATCCGTTCCGCTTATTACTCCAAAGAGGAACTGGAGGAAATGAATACGGGACAGCTTTCTACCTGGGCTATGATGAAGCCCTTTTGTTTTTCATTAATTAAAGGAAAAAGACTTCCTGTCAGTTTCCGGATCATCCTGCAGATGTCAAAGGAAGGTACCGAGCGCTTTCTTGCCTCCCGCCAGATTGCCTTTACACCCGATCAGGTGAAGGGGCTGTACCTCAATATCCGCTATGAGGAAGATAAGCTTTCCTGCGTGACAGGAACCTCGGTTTCTGTCTTTACCCTTGATAAGACCTTAGATGAGGAATGGGATCAGGCGTTTAAAGGATTTTTAAAACAAAATGAGATTCCGTTTCTGGAGGAATAG
- a CDS encoding M18 family aminopeptidase, translating to MNHIKQLETLIAASVSPYHCIMAAADQLLSAGFKELSLAEPWKLQQGGSYYINVFDSTLVAFSVGEELGEIPALKLAASHTDWPCLKVKPSPEVTSLKYGKLNVEVYGGPLLGTWFDRPLSMAGKVCVAGTSPMKPETIFVNFSRPLLTVPNLAIHMNRDANDGVSINAQIDMLPLITRITDELSKEDFFLEALAKEAGVKKEDILDYEICIYNWEQGTLLGLQNEFYSSPRLDNLTSVQACLSGIMAGPCKNGIHAIALYDNEEIGSHTKQGAASALMERILEKICLSLGYTRETFLNVLLSGFLLSLDVAHAIHPNHGEKCDIKNQILMGDGVAIKLASSQAYATDASSTGVIEGICRTNNIPYKKFSNRSDMKGGSTLGSISSALLTMRTVDAGVPILAMHSAREVMGTKDQEALVRLAEAFFQA from the coding sequence ATGAATCATATCAAACAGTTAGAGACACTGATCGCCGCATCCGTTTCTCCATACCACTGCATCATGGCGGCAGCGGACCAGTTATTGTCCGCAGGATTTAAGGAACTGTCCCTGGCCGAGCCCTGGAAGTTACAACAGGGCGGGTCATACTACATAAATGTCTTTGATTCCACCCTGGTTGCATTTAGCGTAGGGGAAGAGTTAGGTGAAATACCGGCCCTTAAACTGGCAGCGTCCCATACGGACTGGCCATGTCTGAAGGTAAAACCCTCCCCCGAGGTCACTTCTCTGAAATATGGAAAACTTAACGTGGAGGTATACGGAGGTCCTTTACTGGGAACCTGGTTTGACCGTCCCCTATCCATGGCGGGTAAGGTCTGCGTAGCCGGAACATCTCCCATGAAGCCTGAGACCATTTTTGTGAATTTTTCACGTCCCCTCCTTACGGTCCCCAACCTGGCGATCCACATGAACCGGGACGCCAACGATGGAGTTTCCATCAATGCACAGATAGACATGCTTCCCCTCATAACCCGGATCACGGATGAGTTAAGTAAAGAAGACTTTTTCTTAGAAGCTCTGGCAAAAGAGGCAGGTGTGAAAAAGGAAGATATTCTGGATTATGAAATCTGCATCTATAACTGGGAGCAGGGGACTCTCTTAGGCTTGCAGAATGAGTTCTATTCTTCTCCCCGGCTGGATAACTTAACATCCGTACAGGCCTGCTTAAGCGGGATCATGGCCGGACCATGCAAAAACGGCATTCATGCCATTGCCCTCTACGATAATGAGGAAATCGGAAGCCATACCAAGCAGGGAGCTGCTTCCGCCCTGATGGAACGCATTCTTGAAAAGATCTGCTTATCTCTGGGTTATACCAGGGAAACCTTCCTAAATGTTCTTCTCAGCGGCTTTTTGCTGTCCCTGGACGTGGCTCATGCCATTCACCCCAACCATGGGGAAAAATGTGATATTAAGAACCAGATCCTCATGGGAGACGGAGTTGCCATTAAGCTTGCATCCAGCCAGGCCTACGCAACCGACGCTTCCAGCACCGGGGTCATTGAAGGAATCTGCCGGACAAATAATATTCCTTATAAAAAGTTCTCCAACCGCTCCGATATGAAAGGCGGTTCCACCTTGGGAAGCATTTCTTCTGCCCTTCTTACCATGCGGACGGTAGATGCAGGCGTGCCCATCCTGGCCATGCACTCCGCAAGGGAAGTCATGGGCACGAAAGACCAGGAAGCCCTTGTTCGACTGGCAGAGGCCTTTTTCCAGGCATAA
- the glp gene encoding gephyrin-like molybdotransferase Glp → MIELEEAVSLLVNSIKIETKTEKLDILSAYGRICAEDVTAPFSVPHFPKSGMDGYAVRSQDTKGASRETPIQFQVAGEICAGDYLFIKAKPCTAVRVMTGAVVPEGYDCVIRQEDTDYGQEQAEIYVEGRPWQNYCRIGEDFQAGTCMIPRRVRLGAGHIGVLASMGIREIEVLKEPKVGIISTGNELVPLTSPLGEVGVYPSSAYAIAAQLKAQGVQVPFMEICPDDARGFSCMLDERISQADVIITTGALSVGKKDFLPEALETMGAERLFHGVNMRPGTPVMANRYKEKLILSLSGYPFAAMVNFRLFFWPVMARMVGDDSLSWKKIRRMVVEGNANAAKRRRFVQAFSDEMGVHIFDRNHHSSVLSEMLRSNCIIDQKQGSVISPGDMVDILYWKQDR, encoded by the coding sequence TTGATCGAATTAGAAGAAGCCGTTAGCCTATTGGTGAACAGCATTAAAATAGAAACAAAGACAGAAAAACTGGACATTTTATCAGCCTATGGAAGAATTTGCGCAGAGGATGTGACAGCCCCTTTCTCTGTCCCCCATTTCCCCAAATCAGGTATGGATGGGTATGCAGTCAGAAGTCAGGATACAAAAGGTGCTTCAAGGGAAACACCAATCCAATTTCAAGTGGCTGGTGAAATATGTGCAGGGGATTATCTTTTCATCAAGGCAAAACCCTGTACAGCGGTTCGGGTGATGACCGGTGCCGTGGTGCCGGAAGGCTATGACTGTGTGATACGCCAGGAAGATACGGACTATGGCCAGGAACAGGCGGAGATCTATGTGGAGGGAAGACCCTGGCAGAACTATTGCAGGATCGGAGAGGACTTCCAGGCAGGAACGTGCATGATCCCCCGGCGGGTCCGCTTGGGAGCAGGGCATATCGGCGTTTTAGCCAGTATGGGAATCCGGGAAATTGAAGTGCTTAAAGAGCCGAAGGTGGGTATAATCTCAACGGGAAATGAGCTCGTACCGCTCACCAGTCCCTTGGGAGAGGTAGGGGTATATCCCAGCAGTGCCTATGCCATCGCCGCCCAGTTGAAAGCTCAGGGAGTCCAGGTTCCTTTTATGGAAATCTGCCCTGACGATGCCAGGGGTTTTTCCTGTATGCTGGATGAGAGAATCAGCCAGGCAGATGTGATTATCACCACCGGCGCACTTTCCGTGGGAAAAAAGGATTTTCTTCCGGAGGCATTGGAAACAATGGGTGCCGAGCGGCTTTTTCATGGAGTGAATATGCGGCCGGGTACGCCTGTCATGGCTAACCGGTACAAGGAGAAGCTCATCCTCAGCTTATCCGGTTATCCCTTTGCAGCCATGGTCAATTTCCGGCTGTTCTTCTGGCCTGTCATGGCCAGGATGGTTGGCGATGATTCTCTTTCCTGGAAAAAAATAAGACGTATGGTAGTAGAGGGAAACGCCAATGCGGCAAAAAGGAGGCGGTTTGTCCAGGCATTCAGCGATGAGATGGGCGTCCATATCTTTGACAGAAACCACCATTCCTCCGTTTTATCCGAAATGCTCCGTTCAAACTGCATCATTGACCAGAAACAGGGTTCGGTTATTTCGCCGGGGGATATGGTGGATATTCTCTATTGGAAGCAGGACCGGTAA
- a CDS encoding complex I 51 kDa subunit family protein, protein MAMKEPVLLKRLGKMTDSTSVEEYIKYGGFTALQKAVTMDREDILGELDTALLRGRGGAAYPLGRKWRHLYGSTDAPKYIVCNADEGEPGTFKDKLLLEKDPLSIMEGMLIAGYVFGSNDGYIYIRGEYRHIQAVFHQAVSNALAAGYLGNKIMGIDGFDFQLHIVSGGGAYVCGENSALLNSVEGKTGRPRVKPPHLADVGLYLKPTLVNNVESFACVPAVINMGGEAFLQLGTKDGGGTKLICLSGHIKNRGIYEIQLGTPLEEILYSEEYGGGTSTGRPIKFCHFGGQSGPIGTSGQIKGCLYDYGDFWTHKLAVGSGAIVVLDDSVSVVDYITSVMEFFVHESCGKCTPCRLGTTRLLELLQNFQHHKGRPGDLERLEKMLEHITYLSACGLGQSVSVSVNSALAGYRDEFEACIC, encoded by the coding sequence ATGGCAATGAAAGAACCGGTCCTTTTAAAACGATTGGGAAAAATGACGGATTCCACTTCCGTTGAGGAATATATAAAATACGGCGGCTTTACGGCACTGCAAAAAGCCGTAACAATGGACAGGGAGGATATTTTAGGAGAACTGGATACCGCTTTGCTTCGCGGAAGAGGCGGAGCAGCCTATCCATTAGGCCGTAAATGGCGCCATTTATACGGCAGCACCGATGCTCCCAAATACATTGTCTGCAATGCAGACGAAGGGGAACCCGGCACCTTTAAAGATAAGCTGCTGTTAGAAAAGGATCCTCTCAGCATTATGGAAGGCATGCTGATCGCGGGGTATGTCTTCGGTTCCAACGACGGTTACATATATATCAGGGGGGAATACCGCCACATCCAGGCAGTGTTCCATCAGGCGGTAAGCAACGCTCTGGCTGCCGGATATCTGGGAAATAAGATTATGGGGATTGACGGGTTTGACTTTCAGCTCCACATTGTTTCCGGCGGCGGTGCTTATGTCTGCGGTGAGAACTCGGCGCTTCTTAATTCGGTGGAGGGCAAAACCGGGCGTCCAAGGGTGAAACCTCCCCATCTGGCTGATGTGGGACTTTATCTAAAGCCAACGCTTGTAAACAATGTGGAATCCTTCGCCTGTGTTCCGGCTGTTATCAATATGGGCGGAGAAGCTTTTTTACAGCTTGGCACAAAGGATGGGGGCGGCACGAAACTCATCTGTTTATCCGGGCATATTAAAAATAGAGGAATTTATGAGATTCAGCTCGGTACGCCCCTTGAAGAGATTCTCTACAGCGAGGAATACGGAGGCGGCACTTCCACAGGGAGGCCCATTAAATTCTGCCATTTTGGAGGTCAGTCCGGCCCCATCGGAACCAGCGGGCAGATCAAGGGCTGCCTGTATGATTACGGAGATTTCTGGACCCATAAGCTGGCAGTGGGATCCGGTGCCATCGTGGTATTGGATGACAGCGTAAGCGTTGTGGACTATATCACAAGTGTCATGGAATTTTTTGTCCATGAGTCCTGCGGCAAATGTACGCCCTGCCGGCTGGGAACCACTCGGCTTTTAGAGCTGCTTCAGAATTTTCAGCATCATAAAGGCAGGCCGGGGGATCTGGAAAGACTTGAAAAGATGCTGGAACATATTACTTATTTGTCCGCATGCGGACTTGGCCAATCGGTATCAGTTTCTGTGAATTCTGCCTTAGCCGGCTACAGAGATGAATTCGAAGCCTGTATCTGTTAA
- a CDS encoding complex I 24 kDa subunit family protein, producing MDTRVREEKLRIIRQDGAKQENILEILIDLQFASEEGCIDKETAAMVAEELHMTETRVYEIVSYYAMLKDKPQAKYVLKICNSSPCHFSRSEEVCLSLEKKLGVPMGKTTDDGLFAYHYIPCVGACDIGPVIKIKDTVFGNLSDEKISALIDDLRRGKIAV from the coding sequence ATGGATACAAGGGTAAGGGAAGAAAAGCTGAGGATCATCCGGCAGGATGGAGCTAAGCAGGAAAACATTTTGGAAATTTTAATTGATCTTCAATTTGCTTCGGAAGAAGGCTGTATTGACAAAGAAACTGCGGCCATGGTTGCAGAAGAGCTGCATATGACCGAAACCAGGGTGTATGAGATTGTCAGCTATTATGCGATGCTAAAGGATAAACCTCAGGCCAAATATGTCCTTAAGATCTGCAACAGTTCGCCCTGTCATTTCTCCCGTTCGGAAGAGGTGTGTTTATCCCTGGAGAAAAAGCTTGGCGTACCCATGGGTAAGACGACAGATGACGGTCTTTTTGCTTACCACTATATTCCGTGCGTGGGCGCCTGCGACATTGGTCCGGTCATTAAGATCAAGGATACGGTATTCGGAAATCTCAGCGACGAAAAAATATCTGCTTTGATTGATGACCTGCGCAGAGGCAAAATAGCCGTTTAG
- a CDS encoding formate/nitrite transporter family protein: MGFFSPAEVLDILGDKAQIKKKLSFMKLFLLSILGGSFIAEGFLACIRVQGTMPAQWGSFATFLGGCLFPMGLMAIVLVGGELATGNMMTMAIGLFQKKISFWDLTYNWVVVMAGNMVGSIIVAYSFGHFVGLTEGAFLAKTMAVANSKISDPPMVALVSAIGCNIFVCMAVWFATSAKGFTAKMAGMWFPIMIFVVLGFQHVVANAFVIPAAIFSGESSITWLNYLQNTVFVFIGNAIGGVLVFALPCFCMYGQKENVKTECEVKLNERKDHCNGYKGKGRKAEDHPAGWS, from the coding sequence ATGGGATTTTTTAGTCCGGCAGAAGTTTTGGATATTTTGGGAGATAAGGCCCAAATAAAAAAGAAGTTGTCTTTTATGAAATTGTTTTTACTTTCTATTCTTGGCGGTTCATTTATCGCAGAAGGCTTTTTGGCCTGCATACGTGTACAGGGAACTATGCCTGCCCAGTGGGGGAGCTTTGCAACATTTCTCGGAGGCTGCCTTTTCCCCATGGGACTCATGGCGATTGTGCTGGTTGGGGGAGAATTAGCCACCGGAAATATGATGACCATGGCCATCGGTTTGTTCCAGAAAAAGATCTCATTTTGGGATTTAACTTATAACTGGGTAGTGGTCATGGCAGGAAATATGGTTGGAAGTATAATCGTTGCCTATTCGTTCGGGCATTTTGTGGGTCTGACGGAAGGAGCCTTTTTGGCCAAAACCATGGCTGTAGCTAACTCTAAGATCAGCGATCCGCCTATGGTGGCACTGGTTTCTGCCATCGGCTGCAACATCTTTGTCTGCATGGCTGTATGGTTTGCGACCAGCGCAAAGGGTTTTACCGCAAAGATGGCGGGAATGTGGTTTCCTATTATGATTTTTGTGGTCTTGGGATTCCAGCATGTGGTGGCAAACGCTTTTGTCATTCCGGCAGCAATCTTTTCCGGTGAGTCTTCGATCACGTGGCTTAATTACCTGCAGAATACGGTGTTTGTCTTTATCGGCAACGCCATTGGCGGAGTGCTGGTTTTCGCCCTACCCTGCTTCTGTATGTATGGGCAGAAAGAGAATGTCAAAACGGAATGTGAAGTAAAATTAAATGAAAGAAAGGATCATTGCAATGGATACAAGGGTAAGGGAAGAAAAGCTGAGGATCATCCGGCAGGATGGAGCTAA
- a CDS encoding molybdenum cofactor guanylyltransferase: MSGEFHKKQKQEVISFESADKKIENVTAAILCGGKSRRMGFDKAFLMEDEQYLLLQTAGRLQSRFEQVVLVSNTKAKFAGRTDFTEFRILEDHYMEKGPMGGISTALEQVQTEYVFIMACDMPLPDIGLIGRMYRKLKEEQVLVCSHQGKLEPLLAFYHKSCLPVFKKQMEIGELKPRSAFPALNVGLYCLSDTEINAIVNLNTPEDVQNWNLKTTKNE; this comes from the coding sequence ATGTCCGGAGAGTTTCATAAAAAACAAAAACAGGAGGTGATTTCTTTCGAAAGCGCAGATAAAAAAATCGAAAATGTAACAGCCGCCATTTTATGCGGAGGCAAAAGCAGGAGAATGGGTTTTGATAAAGCATTTTTGATGGAGGATGAGCAGTATTTGCTGCTGCAGACAGCGGGGAGGCTGCAAAGCCGTTTTGAACAGGTGGTTTTGGTCAGCAATACAAAAGCCAAGTTTGCCGGCCGGACGGATTTTACGGAGTTTCGCATATTAGAGGATCACTACATGGAAAAGGGTCCTATGGGCGGGATAAGCACTGCTTTAGAGCAGGTTCAGACGGAATACGTTTTTATTATGGCCTGCGATATGCCTTTACCGGATATTGGGCTGATCGGCCGAATGTACCGGAAGCTTAAAGAGGAACAGGTTTTGGTCTGCAGTCATCAGGGGAAATTAGAGCCTTTGCTCGCCTTTTACCATAAGTCCTGCCTTCCTGTTTTTAAAAAGCAAATGGAGATAGGAGAACTTAAGCCTCGCAGTGCTTTTCCGGCCCTGAATGTGGGGCTGTATTGCTTAAGCGATACGGAAATAAATGCTATCGTAAATTTAAACACACCGGAAGATGTGCAAAATTGGAACCTGAAAACAACAAAAAATGAATGA
- a CDS encoding AAA family ATPase, producing the protein MIYIKSVYFNKKKEYNDSKYEFNIPAIKQLIEQKELKFSTDVTFFVGENGVGKSTLLESLAIASGFNPEGGTRNFNFSTKDTHSQLSDYLVLSKSHVKARDGFFYRAESFYNVSTNIDELDSDVQLLDSYGGISLHKQSHGEGFLSLIKNRFGGNGLYILDEPEAALSPSRQMSLICLIDQLVERNSQFIIATHSPILMAFPNATIYQIDDKGFKTVKLEETEHYIITKAFTNNYKKMISELLE; encoded by the coding sequence ATGATATACATTAAATCTGTTTATTTTAATAAGAAAAAGGAATATAATGATTCTAAATATGAGTTTAATATACCTGCAATAAAACAACTTATTGAACAAAAGGAATTGAAATTTTCTACAGATGTTACTTTTTTTGTGGGTGAGAACGGAGTAGGTAAGTCGACTCTTTTAGAAAGCCTGGCCATTGCTTCTGGATTTAATCCGGAAGGTGGAACAAGGAACTTTAATTTCTCGACGAAGGATACACATTCTCAATTATCAGATTATTTAGTTTTATCAAAAAGCCATGTTAAAGCAAGAGATGGTTTCTTTTACCGGGCAGAGAGCTTTTATAATGTATCTACAAATATTGATGAGCTTGACAGCGATGTTCAATTATTAGATAGTTATGGAGGAATATCTTTACACAAACAGTCCCATGGAGAAGGTTTTCTTTCGTTAATAAAGAATCGATTTGGCGGAAATGGACTTTATATTTTGGATGAACCGGAAGCAGCACTTTCGCCTTCCAGACAGATGAGTTTGATATGCCTGATCGATCAATTGGTTGAGAGAAATTCACAATTTATCATTGCAACACATTCTCCTATTTTAATGGCATTTCCCAATGCAACGATATACCAGATTGATGATAAGGGGTTTAAAACTGTTAAACTGGAAGAAACGGAGCATTACATTATTACAAAAGCTTTTACAAATAACTATAAAAAAATGATTTCTGAGCTGCTTGAATAA
- a CDS encoding peptidylprolyl isomerase, whose translation MKGEFKIMGKVLLAAAAAIALLSGCRANIPLVSESLETKAYTLSQSMVIVATERNRYQQIYTNQIWGVDLPGGQTFETYLVDQVKEFLQEMKMMNLLARNKGVTLTSAEKEEVRKASEEYFSSLTKEDISYMGATETDVRTMYEEYYLSNKVVDELTKDMNLEISDSEAKVIQVDQIVMSDADAASAVLLKAEAEGADFSVLAREYSENPVTTYKIGRGENPGSYEDAAFSLSAGQISQVVEDNGKYYIIRCVNDYDQDATQERKAGLYRKRKKESFDQIYSQFKKDNPITFSNEIWKDVKFSKDDKTTTTNFFEIYKKYFSD comes from the coding sequence ATGAAAGGAGAATTTAAGATTATGGGAAAAGTCCTTCTCGCTGCTGCAGCGGCAATTGCCCTGCTGTCCGGTTGCAGGGCTAATATCCCCCTTGTTTCTGAATCTTTGGAGACAAAGGCGTATACGCTGTCCCAATCCATGGTGATCGTGGCTACGGAGAGGAACCGGTATCAGCAGATTTATACCAATCAGATCTGGGGAGTGGACCTGCCAGGAGGCCAGACCTTTGAAACCTATCTGGTGGATCAGGTGAAGGAATTTCTTCAGGAAATGAAAATGATGAATCTCCTTGCCAGGAATAAGGGAGTCACCCTGACTAGTGCGGAGAAGGAAGAAGTCCGTAAAGCGTCGGAAGAATACTTTTCTTCCCTGACAAAGGAAGATATTTCCTACATGGGAGCCACGGAAACGGATGTGCGGACGATGTATGAGGAATATTACCTGTCCAATAAGGTAGTGGATGAACTGACAAAGGATATGAATCTGGAGATCAGCGACAGCGAGGCCAAAGTGATCCAGGTGGATCAGATCGTTATGTCTGATGCGGATGCAGCTTCGGCTGTGCTTTTAAAGGCCGAGGCCGAGGGGGCTGATTTTTCTGTACTTGCCAGGGAATATTCTGAGAATCCTGTTACCACATACAAAATCGGCAGAGGGGAGAATCCTGGCTCCTATGAAGATGCTGCCTTTTCTCTTTCTGCAGGTCAGATCAGTCAGGTAGTGGAAGATAATGGCAAATATTATATAATCCGGTGTGTAAATGATTATGATCAAGACGCCACCCAGGAGAGGAAAGCCGGGCTGTACCGCAAACGGAAAAAGGAATCTTTTGATCAGATCTATTCCCAGTTTAAGAAAGATAATCCGATTACTTTCAGCAATGAGATATGGAAAGATGTAAAATTCTCCAAAGATGACAAGACAACTACCACGAACTTTTTTGAAATCTATAAGAAGTATTTTTCTGACTAA